One Osmerus eperlanus chromosome 16, fOsmEpe2.1, whole genome shotgun sequence DNA segment encodes these proteins:
- the gpsm2 gene encoding G-protein-signaling modulator 2 isoform X3: protein MDRAALMEASCLELALEGERLCKVGDYQAGVSFFEAAIQVGTEDLQVLSAIYSQLGNAYFHLHNYTKALEYHHHDLTLTRTIGDLLGEAKASGNLGNTLKVLGRFEEAVVCCQRHLDIARDLHDKVGQARALYNYGNVFHAKGKSICWSGAEPGDFPDDVMTALRNAAEYYEANLSIVKELGDRAAQGRTYGNLGNTHYLLGNFRKAVASHEQRLLIAKEFGDRSAERRAYCNLGNAYIFLGEFEVAAEHYKRTLQLARQLKDRAVEAQACYSLGNTYTLLQDYERAIDYHLKHLIIAQDLNDRIGEGRACWSLGNAHTALGNHDQAMHFAEKHLEISRETGDRSGELTARMNVSDLQMVLGLSYSTNNSNLSENKEIDYNMHGARPRMGRRHSMENLELMKLTPDNKINGQTWTSDPLTKQSKPSLGKSSSKLFFVSRLRGKKHKAGGSNKVLQDTSNTQDASLQPTQGPHKRASPDLLGDEGFFDLLSRFQSNRMDDQRCSVQDKSRLSFASEPDTPPPAIRKSVSESAAVSSLGSAPQARRLEAAGGAGGSLPGLRLTQQCSQAVLNHLMASDSEPDDDFFDMLVKCQGSRLDDQRCAPPPPPARGPTVPDEDFFSLIMRSQAKRMDEQRVTLPSRTSAD, encoded by the exons ATGGACAGGGCTGCttt gatGGAGGCGTCCTGTCTGGAGCTGGCTCTGGAGGGGGAGCGGCTGTGTAAGGTGGGGGACTACCAGGCGGGCGTGTCCTTCTTCGAGGCGGCCATCCAGGTGGGCACAGAGGACCTGCAGGTGCTGAGCGCCATCTACAGCCAGCTGGGCAACGCATACTTCCACCTGCACAACTACACAAAGGCCCTGGAGTACCACCACCATGACCTGACCCtcaccag GACGATAGGAGATCTGCTGGGGGAGGCCAAGGCCAGCGGTAACCTTGGCAACACGCTGAAGGTGCTGGGGCGGTTTGAGGAGGCGGTGGTGTGCTGTCAGAGACACCTGGACATCGCCAGAGACCTGCACGacaag gtgggCCAGGCGCGGGCGCTGTATAACTATGGCAACGTGTTCCACGCCAAGGGGAAGAGTATCTGCTGGAGCGGGGCGGAGCCTGGAGACTTCCCCGACGACGTCATGACCGCCCTCAGGAATGCTGCCGAATACTACGA GGCTAACCTGTCCATAGTGAAGGAGCTGGGAGACCGAGCCGCGCAGGGCAGAACCTACGGTAACCTGGGCAACACTCACTACTTGCTGGGAAACTTCCGGAAGGCAGTGGCCTCCCATGAACAG cGCCTCCTGATCGCTAAGGAGTTTGGCGACCGCTCGGCAGAGAGGAGGGCCTACTGTAACCTTGGCAACGCCTACATCTTCCTGGGAGAGTTTGAGGTGGCGGCCGAGCACTACAA GAGGACCCTGCAGTTGGCCAGGCAGCTGAAGGACCGTGCAGTGGAGGCCCAGGCCTGCTACAGCCTGGGCAACACCTACACTCTGCTGCAGGACTATGAGAGAGCCATCGACTACCACCTCAAACACCTCATCATAGCCCAGGACCtgaacgacag gattGGTGAAGGCCGTGCGTGCTGGAGTCTGGGGAACgcccacacagccctggggaacCATGACCAGGCCATGCACTTCGCTGAGAAACATCTGGAGATCTCCAGAGAG acCGGAGACCGCAGCGGAGAGCTCACAGCTCGGATGAACGTGTCAGATCTTCAGATGGTCCTGGGGCTGAGTTATAGCACCAACAACTCCAACCTGTCTGAGAACAAGGAGATAGATTACAACATGcatg gagCTCGGCCCAGGATGGGCAGGAGACACAGCATGGAGAACCTGGAACTGATGAAGCTCACCCCTGACAACAAGATCAAT GGTCAGACGTGGACCAGTGACCCCCTGACCAAGCAGTCCAAGCCGTCGCTGGGGAAGAGCTCGTCCAAGCTGTTCTTCGTGAGCCGACTGCGGGGGAAGAAGCACAAGGCGGGGGGGTCCAACAAGGTGCTGCAGGACACGTCCAACACCCAGGACGCCAGCCTGCAGCCTACACAGGGCCCACacaag cggGCCAGTCCTGACCTCCTGGGAGACGAGGGCTTCTTTGACCTGCTCAGTCGTTTCCAGAGCAACCGCATGGACGACCAGCGCTGCTCCGTCCAGGACAAGAGCCGCCTGTCATTCGCCTCCGAGCCGGACACGCCCCCTCCCGCCATCAGGAAAT ctgtaTCAGAGTCAGCGGCGGTCTCTAGCTTGGGCTCCGCCCCCCAGGCTCGGCGGTTAGAGGCggcagggggagcggggggcaGTCTGCCTGGCCTTCGGCTCACCCAGCAGTGCAGCCAGGCGGTCCTGAACCACCTCATGGCCAGCGACTCCGAGCCTGACGACGACTTCTTCGACATGCTCGTCAAGTGCCAG ggCTCCCGTCTGGACGACCAGCGctgcgccccccctccccctcccgcccgCGGCCCCACTGTCCCAGACGAGGACTTCTTCAGCCTCATCATGCGCTCACAGGCCAAGCGCATGGACGAGCAGCGcgtcaccctgccctccaggaCCAGTGCCGACTGA
- the gpsm2 gene encoding G-protein-signaling modulator 2 isoform X4, which yields MEASCLELALEGERLCKVGDYQAGVSFFEAAIQVGTEDLQVLSAIYSQLGNAYFHLHNYTKALEYHHHDLTLTRTIGDLLGEAKASGNLGNTLKVLGRFEEAVVCCQRHLDIARDLHDKVGQARALYNYGNVFHAKGKSICWSGAEPGDFPDDVMTALRNAAEYYEANLSIVKELGDRAAQGRTYGNLGNTHYLLGNFRKAVASHEQRLLIAKEFGDRSAERRAYCNLGNAYIFLGEFEVAAEHYKRTLQLARQLKDRAVEAQACYSLGNTYTLLQDYERAIDYHLKHLIIAQDLNDRIGEGRACWSLGNAHTALGNHDQAMHFAEKHLEISRETGDRSGELTARMNVSDLQMVLGLSYSTNNSNLSENKEIDYNMHGARPRMGRRHSMENLELMKLTPDNKINGQTWTSDPLTKQSKPSLGKSSSKLFFVSRLRGKKHKAGGSNKVLQDTSNTQDASLQPTQGPHKRASPDLLGDEGFFDLLSRFQSNRMDDQRCSVQDKSRLSFASEPDTPPPAIRKSVSESAAVSSLGSAPQARRLEAAGGAGGSLPGLRLTQQCSQAVLNHLMASDSEPDDDFFDMLVKCQGSRLDDQRCAPPPPPARGPTVPDEDFFSLIMRSQAKRMDEQRVTLPSRTSAD from the exons atGGAGGCGTCCTGTCTGGAGCTGGCTCTGGAGGGGGAGCGGCTGTGTAAGGTGGGGGACTACCAGGCGGGCGTGTCCTTCTTCGAGGCGGCCATCCAGGTGGGCACAGAGGACCTGCAGGTGCTGAGCGCCATCTACAGCCAGCTGGGCAACGCATACTTCCACCTGCACAACTACACAAAGGCCCTGGAGTACCACCACCATGACCTGACCCtcaccag GACGATAGGAGATCTGCTGGGGGAGGCCAAGGCCAGCGGTAACCTTGGCAACACGCTGAAGGTGCTGGGGCGGTTTGAGGAGGCGGTGGTGTGCTGTCAGAGACACCTGGACATCGCCAGAGACCTGCACGacaag gtgggCCAGGCGCGGGCGCTGTATAACTATGGCAACGTGTTCCACGCCAAGGGGAAGAGTATCTGCTGGAGCGGGGCGGAGCCTGGAGACTTCCCCGACGACGTCATGACCGCCCTCAGGAATGCTGCCGAATACTACGA GGCTAACCTGTCCATAGTGAAGGAGCTGGGAGACCGAGCCGCGCAGGGCAGAACCTACGGTAACCTGGGCAACACTCACTACTTGCTGGGAAACTTCCGGAAGGCAGTGGCCTCCCATGAACAG cGCCTCCTGATCGCTAAGGAGTTTGGCGACCGCTCGGCAGAGAGGAGGGCCTACTGTAACCTTGGCAACGCCTACATCTTCCTGGGAGAGTTTGAGGTGGCGGCCGAGCACTACAA GAGGACCCTGCAGTTGGCCAGGCAGCTGAAGGACCGTGCAGTGGAGGCCCAGGCCTGCTACAGCCTGGGCAACACCTACACTCTGCTGCAGGACTATGAGAGAGCCATCGACTACCACCTCAAACACCTCATCATAGCCCAGGACCtgaacgacag gattGGTGAAGGCCGTGCGTGCTGGAGTCTGGGGAACgcccacacagccctggggaacCATGACCAGGCCATGCACTTCGCTGAGAAACATCTGGAGATCTCCAGAGAG acCGGAGACCGCAGCGGAGAGCTCACAGCTCGGATGAACGTGTCAGATCTTCAGATGGTCCTGGGGCTGAGTTATAGCACCAACAACTCCAACCTGTCTGAGAACAAGGAGATAGATTACAACATGcatg gagCTCGGCCCAGGATGGGCAGGAGACACAGCATGGAGAACCTGGAACTGATGAAGCTCACCCCTGACAACAAGATCAAT GGTCAGACGTGGACCAGTGACCCCCTGACCAAGCAGTCCAAGCCGTCGCTGGGGAAGAGCTCGTCCAAGCTGTTCTTCGTGAGCCGACTGCGGGGGAAGAAGCACAAGGCGGGGGGGTCCAACAAGGTGCTGCAGGACACGTCCAACACCCAGGACGCCAGCCTGCAGCCTACACAGGGCCCACacaag cggGCCAGTCCTGACCTCCTGGGAGACGAGGGCTTCTTTGACCTGCTCAGTCGTTTCCAGAGCAACCGCATGGACGACCAGCGCTGCTCCGTCCAGGACAAGAGCCGCCTGTCATTCGCCTCCGAGCCGGACACGCCCCCTCCCGCCATCAGGAAAT ctgtaTCAGAGTCAGCGGCGGTCTCTAGCTTGGGCTCCGCCCCCCAGGCTCGGCGGTTAGAGGCggcagggggagcggggggcaGTCTGCCTGGCCTTCGGCTCACCCAGCAGTGCAGCCAGGCGGTCCTGAACCACCTCATGGCCAGCGACTCCGAGCCTGACGACGACTTCTTCGACATGCTCGTCAAGTGCCAG ggCTCCCGTCTGGACGACCAGCGctgcgccccccctccccctcccgcccgCGGCCCCACTGTCCCAGACGAGGACTTCTTCAGCCTCATCATGCGCTCACAGGCCAAGCGCATGGACGAGCAGCGcgtcaccctgccctccaggaCCAGTGCCGACTGA
- the gpsm2 gene encoding G-protein-signaling modulator 2 isoform X1, protein MDGGGSLVSMRDEDQSVHVLYRMEASCLELALEGERLCKVGDYQAGVSFFEAAIQVGTEDLQVLSAIYSQLGNAYFHLHNYTKALEYHHHDLTLTRTIGDLLGEAKASGNLGNTLKVLGRFEEAVVCCQRHLDIARDLHDKVGQARALYNYGNVFHAKGKSICWSGAEPGDFPDDVMTALRNAAEYYEANLSIVKELGDRAAQGRTYGNLGNTHYLLGNFRKAVASHEQRLLIAKEFGDRSAERRAYCNLGNAYIFLGEFEVAAEHYKRTLQLARQLKDRAVEAQACYSLGNTYTLLQDYERAIDYHLKHLIIAQDLNDRIGEGRACWSLGNAHTALGNHDQAMHFAEKHLEISRETGDRSGELTARMNVSDLQMVLGLSYSTNNSNLSENKEIDYNMHGARPRMGRRHSMENLELMKLTPDNKINGQTWTSDPLTKQSKPSLGKSSSKLFFVSRLRGKKHKAGGSNKVLQDTSNTQDASLQPTQGPHKRASPDLLGDEGFFDLLSRFQSNRMDDQRCSVQDKSRLSFASEPDTPPPAIRKSVSESAAVSSLGSAPQARRLEAAGGAGGSLPGLRLTQQCSQAVLNHLMASDSEPDDDFFDMLVKCQGSRLDDQRCAPPPPPARGPTVPDEDFFSLIMRSQAKRMDEQRVTLPSRTSAD, encoded by the exons ATGGACGGGGGAGGTTCCTTGGTTAGCATGCGAGATGAGGACCAGTCCGTTCATGTCCTCTACAG gatGGAGGCGTCCTGTCTGGAGCTGGCTCTGGAGGGGGAGCGGCTGTGTAAGGTGGGGGACTACCAGGCGGGCGTGTCCTTCTTCGAGGCGGCCATCCAGGTGGGCACAGAGGACCTGCAGGTGCTGAGCGCCATCTACAGCCAGCTGGGCAACGCATACTTCCACCTGCACAACTACACAAAGGCCCTGGAGTACCACCACCATGACCTGACCCtcaccag GACGATAGGAGATCTGCTGGGGGAGGCCAAGGCCAGCGGTAACCTTGGCAACACGCTGAAGGTGCTGGGGCGGTTTGAGGAGGCGGTGGTGTGCTGTCAGAGACACCTGGACATCGCCAGAGACCTGCACGacaag gtgggCCAGGCGCGGGCGCTGTATAACTATGGCAACGTGTTCCACGCCAAGGGGAAGAGTATCTGCTGGAGCGGGGCGGAGCCTGGAGACTTCCCCGACGACGTCATGACCGCCCTCAGGAATGCTGCCGAATACTACGA GGCTAACCTGTCCATAGTGAAGGAGCTGGGAGACCGAGCCGCGCAGGGCAGAACCTACGGTAACCTGGGCAACACTCACTACTTGCTGGGAAACTTCCGGAAGGCAGTGGCCTCCCATGAACAG cGCCTCCTGATCGCTAAGGAGTTTGGCGACCGCTCGGCAGAGAGGAGGGCCTACTGTAACCTTGGCAACGCCTACATCTTCCTGGGAGAGTTTGAGGTGGCGGCCGAGCACTACAA GAGGACCCTGCAGTTGGCCAGGCAGCTGAAGGACCGTGCAGTGGAGGCCCAGGCCTGCTACAGCCTGGGCAACACCTACACTCTGCTGCAGGACTATGAGAGAGCCATCGACTACCACCTCAAACACCTCATCATAGCCCAGGACCtgaacgacag gattGGTGAAGGCCGTGCGTGCTGGAGTCTGGGGAACgcccacacagccctggggaacCATGACCAGGCCATGCACTTCGCTGAGAAACATCTGGAGATCTCCAGAGAG acCGGAGACCGCAGCGGAGAGCTCACAGCTCGGATGAACGTGTCAGATCTTCAGATGGTCCTGGGGCTGAGTTATAGCACCAACAACTCCAACCTGTCTGAGAACAAGGAGATAGATTACAACATGcatg gagCTCGGCCCAGGATGGGCAGGAGACACAGCATGGAGAACCTGGAACTGATGAAGCTCACCCCTGACAACAAGATCAAT GGTCAGACGTGGACCAGTGACCCCCTGACCAAGCAGTCCAAGCCGTCGCTGGGGAAGAGCTCGTCCAAGCTGTTCTTCGTGAGCCGACTGCGGGGGAAGAAGCACAAGGCGGGGGGGTCCAACAAGGTGCTGCAGGACACGTCCAACACCCAGGACGCCAGCCTGCAGCCTACACAGGGCCCACacaag cggGCCAGTCCTGACCTCCTGGGAGACGAGGGCTTCTTTGACCTGCTCAGTCGTTTCCAGAGCAACCGCATGGACGACCAGCGCTGCTCCGTCCAGGACAAGAGCCGCCTGTCATTCGCCTCCGAGCCGGACACGCCCCCTCCCGCCATCAGGAAAT ctgtaTCAGAGTCAGCGGCGGTCTCTAGCTTGGGCTCCGCCCCCCAGGCTCGGCGGTTAGAGGCggcagggggagcggggggcaGTCTGCCTGGCCTTCGGCTCACCCAGCAGTGCAGCCAGGCGGTCCTGAACCACCTCATGGCCAGCGACTCCGAGCCTGACGACGACTTCTTCGACATGCTCGTCAAGTGCCAG ggCTCCCGTCTGGACGACCAGCGctgcgccccccctccccctcccgcccgCGGCCCCACTGTCCCAGACGAGGACTTCTTCAGCCTCATCATGCGCTCACAGGCCAAGCGCATGGACGAGCAGCGcgtcaccctgccctccaggaCCAGTGCCGACTGA
- the gpsm2 gene encoding G-protein-signaling modulator 2 isoform X2: MPLCCGPCCGCRRRPARRMEASCLELALEGERLCKVGDYQAGVSFFEAAIQVGTEDLQVLSAIYSQLGNAYFHLHNYTKALEYHHHDLTLTRTIGDLLGEAKASGNLGNTLKVLGRFEEAVVCCQRHLDIARDLHDKVGQARALYNYGNVFHAKGKSICWSGAEPGDFPDDVMTALRNAAEYYEANLSIVKELGDRAAQGRTYGNLGNTHYLLGNFRKAVASHEQRLLIAKEFGDRSAERRAYCNLGNAYIFLGEFEVAAEHYKRTLQLARQLKDRAVEAQACYSLGNTYTLLQDYERAIDYHLKHLIIAQDLNDRIGEGRACWSLGNAHTALGNHDQAMHFAEKHLEISRETGDRSGELTARMNVSDLQMVLGLSYSTNNSNLSENKEIDYNMHGARPRMGRRHSMENLELMKLTPDNKINGQTWTSDPLTKQSKPSLGKSSSKLFFVSRLRGKKHKAGGSNKVLQDTSNTQDASLQPTQGPHKRASPDLLGDEGFFDLLSRFQSNRMDDQRCSVQDKSRLSFASEPDTPPPAIRKSVSESAAVSSLGSAPQARRLEAAGGAGGSLPGLRLTQQCSQAVLNHLMASDSEPDDDFFDMLVKCQGSRLDDQRCAPPPPPARGPTVPDEDFFSLIMRSQAKRMDEQRVTLPSRTSAD, from the exons ATGCCTCTCTGCTGCGGCCCCTGCTGCGGCTGCAGGAGACGACCGGCTCgcag gatGGAGGCGTCCTGTCTGGAGCTGGCTCTGGAGGGGGAGCGGCTGTGTAAGGTGGGGGACTACCAGGCGGGCGTGTCCTTCTTCGAGGCGGCCATCCAGGTGGGCACAGAGGACCTGCAGGTGCTGAGCGCCATCTACAGCCAGCTGGGCAACGCATACTTCCACCTGCACAACTACACAAAGGCCCTGGAGTACCACCACCATGACCTGACCCtcaccag GACGATAGGAGATCTGCTGGGGGAGGCCAAGGCCAGCGGTAACCTTGGCAACACGCTGAAGGTGCTGGGGCGGTTTGAGGAGGCGGTGGTGTGCTGTCAGAGACACCTGGACATCGCCAGAGACCTGCACGacaag gtgggCCAGGCGCGGGCGCTGTATAACTATGGCAACGTGTTCCACGCCAAGGGGAAGAGTATCTGCTGGAGCGGGGCGGAGCCTGGAGACTTCCCCGACGACGTCATGACCGCCCTCAGGAATGCTGCCGAATACTACGA GGCTAACCTGTCCATAGTGAAGGAGCTGGGAGACCGAGCCGCGCAGGGCAGAACCTACGGTAACCTGGGCAACACTCACTACTTGCTGGGAAACTTCCGGAAGGCAGTGGCCTCCCATGAACAG cGCCTCCTGATCGCTAAGGAGTTTGGCGACCGCTCGGCAGAGAGGAGGGCCTACTGTAACCTTGGCAACGCCTACATCTTCCTGGGAGAGTTTGAGGTGGCGGCCGAGCACTACAA GAGGACCCTGCAGTTGGCCAGGCAGCTGAAGGACCGTGCAGTGGAGGCCCAGGCCTGCTACAGCCTGGGCAACACCTACACTCTGCTGCAGGACTATGAGAGAGCCATCGACTACCACCTCAAACACCTCATCATAGCCCAGGACCtgaacgacag gattGGTGAAGGCCGTGCGTGCTGGAGTCTGGGGAACgcccacacagccctggggaacCATGACCAGGCCATGCACTTCGCTGAGAAACATCTGGAGATCTCCAGAGAG acCGGAGACCGCAGCGGAGAGCTCACAGCTCGGATGAACGTGTCAGATCTTCAGATGGTCCTGGGGCTGAGTTATAGCACCAACAACTCCAACCTGTCTGAGAACAAGGAGATAGATTACAACATGcatg gagCTCGGCCCAGGATGGGCAGGAGACACAGCATGGAGAACCTGGAACTGATGAAGCTCACCCCTGACAACAAGATCAAT GGTCAGACGTGGACCAGTGACCCCCTGACCAAGCAGTCCAAGCCGTCGCTGGGGAAGAGCTCGTCCAAGCTGTTCTTCGTGAGCCGACTGCGGGGGAAGAAGCACAAGGCGGGGGGGTCCAACAAGGTGCTGCAGGACACGTCCAACACCCAGGACGCCAGCCTGCAGCCTACACAGGGCCCACacaag cggGCCAGTCCTGACCTCCTGGGAGACGAGGGCTTCTTTGACCTGCTCAGTCGTTTCCAGAGCAACCGCATGGACGACCAGCGCTGCTCCGTCCAGGACAAGAGCCGCCTGTCATTCGCCTCCGAGCCGGACACGCCCCCTCCCGCCATCAGGAAAT ctgtaTCAGAGTCAGCGGCGGTCTCTAGCTTGGGCTCCGCCCCCCAGGCTCGGCGGTTAGAGGCggcagggggagcggggggcaGTCTGCCTGGCCTTCGGCTCACCCAGCAGTGCAGCCAGGCGGTCCTGAACCACCTCATGGCCAGCGACTCCGAGCCTGACGACGACTTCTTCGACATGCTCGTCAAGTGCCAG ggCTCCCGTCTGGACGACCAGCGctgcgccccccctccccctcccgcccgCGGCCCCACTGTCCCAGACGAGGACTTCTTCAGCCTCATCATGCGCTCACAGGCCAAGCGCATGGACGAGCAGCGcgtcaccctgccctccaggaCCAGTGCCGACTGA
- the gpsm2 gene encoding G-protein-signaling modulator 2 isoform X5, with the protein MTALRNAAEYYEANLSIVKELGDRAAQGRTYGNLGNTHYLLGNFRKAVASHEQRLLIAKEFGDRSAERRAYCNLGNAYIFLGEFEVAAEHYKRTLQLARQLKDRAVEAQACYSLGNTYTLLQDYERAIDYHLKHLIIAQDLNDRIGEGRACWSLGNAHTALGNHDQAMHFAEKHLEISRETGDRSGELTARMNVSDLQMVLGLSYSTNNSNLSENKEIDYNMHGARPRMGRRHSMENLELMKLTPDNKINGQTWTSDPLTKQSKPSLGKSSSKLFFVSRLRGKKHKAGGSNKVLQDTSNTQDASLQPTQGPHKRASPDLLGDEGFFDLLSRFQSNRMDDQRCSVQDKSRLSFASEPDTPPPAIRKSVSESAAVSSLGSAPQARRLEAAGGAGGSLPGLRLTQQCSQAVLNHLMASDSEPDDDFFDMLVKCQGSRLDDQRCAPPPPPARGPTVPDEDFFSLIMRSQAKRMDEQRVTLPSRTSAD; encoded by the exons ATGACCGCCCTCAGGAATGCTGCCGAATACTACGA GGCTAACCTGTCCATAGTGAAGGAGCTGGGAGACCGAGCCGCGCAGGGCAGAACCTACGGTAACCTGGGCAACACTCACTACTTGCTGGGAAACTTCCGGAAGGCAGTGGCCTCCCATGAACAG cGCCTCCTGATCGCTAAGGAGTTTGGCGACCGCTCGGCAGAGAGGAGGGCCTACTGTAACCTTGGCAACGCCTACATCTTCCTGGGAGAGTTTGAGGTGGCGGCCGAGCACTACAA GAGGACCCTGCAGTTGGCCAGGCAGCTGAAGGACCGTGCAGTGGAGGCCCAGGCCTGCTACAGCCTGGGCAACACCTACACTCTGCTGCAGGACTATGAGAGAGCCATCGACTACCACCTCAAACACCTCATCATAGCCCAGGACCtgaacgacag gattGGTGAAGGCCGTGCGTGCTGGAGTCTGGGGAACgcccacacagccctggggaacCATGACCAGGCCATGCACTTCGCTGAGAAACATCTGGAGATCTCCAGAGAG acCGGAGACCGCAGCGGAGAGCTCACAGCTCGGATGAACGTGTCAGATCTTCAGATGGTCCTGGGGCTGAGTTATAGCACCAACAACTCCAACCTGTCTGAGAACAAGGAGATAGATTACAACATGcatg gagCTCGGCCCAGGATGGGCAGGAGACACAGCATGGAGAACCTGGAACTGATGAAGCTCACCCCTGACAACAAGATCAAT GGTCAGACGTGGACCAGTGACCCCCTGACCAAGCAGTCCAAGCCGTCGCTGGGGAAGAGCTCGTCCAAGCTGTTCTTCGTGAGCCGACTGCGGGGGAAGAAGCACAAGGCGGGGGGGTCCAACAAGGTGCTGCAGGACACGTCCAACACCCAGGACGCCAGCCTGCAGCCTACACAGGGCCCACacaag cggGCCAGTCCTGACCTCCTGGGAGACGAGGGCTTCTTTGACCTGCTCAGTCGTTTCCAGAGCAACCGCATGGACGACCAGCGCTGCTCCGTCCAGGACAAGAGCCGCCTGTCATTCGCCTCCGAGCCGGACACGCCCCCTCCCGCCATCAGGAAAT ctgtaTCAGAGTCAGCGGCGGTCTCTAGCTTGGGCTCCGCCCCCCAGGCTCGGCGGTTAGAGGCggcagggggagcggggggcaGTCTGCCTGGCCTTCGGCTCACCCAGCAGTGCAGCCAGGCGGTCCTGAACCACCTCATGGCCAGCGACTCCGAGCCTGACGACGACTTCTTCGACATGCTCGTCAAGTGCCAG ggCTCCCGTCTGGACGACCAGCGctgcgccccccctccccctcccgcccgCGGCCCCACTGTCCCAGACGAGGACTTCTTCAGCCTCATCATGCGCTCACAGGCCAAGCGCATGGACGAGCAGCGcgtcaccctgccctccaggaCCAGTGCCGACTGA